A single genomic interval of Juglans regia cultivar Chandler chromosome 1, Walnut 2.0, whole genome shotgun sequence harbors:
- the LOC109008505 gene encoding trimethyltridecatetraene synthase-like: MEFTSWLAVLAMAGLASLFFLSKHLPFRSHKLKLPPGPKPWPIIGNLNLIGPLPHQSLHKLSQKYGQIMQLRFGSIPVVVSSSPEMAKQFLKTHDHIFACRPKTAAGKYTTYNHTDIAWAPWGPYLRQGRKIYLSELFSSRRLESYEYIRVEERRALSSRLWALSGKPIKVKEHLSRLTLSVISRIVLGKKYFSESGHEKSIVTLGEFQEMLDELFLLNGVLNIGDWIPWLDFLDLQGYVKRMKTVTRKFDRFHDHVFEEHKAKRLGVKDFEPKDMVDLLLQIADDSNNQVKLTYDNVKGLTQDLVAGGTDTSATSVEWAMSELLKQPHLMKKATEELDSVIGKDRWVEEKDIPQLPYINAIMKETMRKHPVAVLLAPHLALEDCEVAGYDIRKGTTVFINTWSIGRDPSVWNAPEEFCPERFLGTNIDVKGQNFELLPFGSGRRMCPGYSLGLKMISSSLANILHGFEWKLEDDVKPEDFSMEEIYGLATPRKFPLVAVVKPRLPCHLY, encoded by the exons ATGGAGTTCACTTCCTGGCTTGCTGTGTTAGCCATGGCGGGGCTagcttctcttttctttctctcaaaaCATCTCCCATTTCGATCCCACAAGTTAAAACTGCCACCAGGTCCCAAACCTTGGCCTATCATTGGCAATCTAAACCTTATTGGTCCTCTCCCTCACCAATCTCTTCACAAACTGTCACAAAAATATGGGCAGATCATGCAGCTTAGATTCGGGTCAATCCCAGTAGTGGTTTCCTCGTCTCCTGAAATGGCAAAGCAATTCTTGAAGACACATGATCACATTTTTGCCTGTAGACCCAAAACTGCAGCTGGGAAGTACACCACTTATAACCACACCGATATTGCATGGGCACCTTGGGGACCTTATCTGCGCCAAGGGCGAAAGATATATCTCTCCGAGCTATTTAGCTCAAGGAGACTAGAGTCCTATGAGTACATACGTGTTGAAGAAAGACGTGCTCTTTCTTCACGCCTGTGGGCATTGTCTGGGAAGCCCATCAAGGTGAAAGAGCATCTGTCACGCCTCACTCTTAGTGTTATCAGTAGAATTGTATTGGGTAAGAAGTATTTTAGCGAATCTGGACATGAAAAATCTATAGTGACTCTTGGAGAATTCCAAGAAATGTTAGACGAGTTGTTCTTGCTTAATGGGGTGCTAAATATTGGGGACTGGATACCGTGGCTAGATTTCTTGGACTTGCAGGGATACGTGAAACGAATGAAGACAGTGACAAGAAAATTTGATCGATTCCACGACCATGTTTTTGAAGAACACAAGGCCAAGAGACTAGGAGTGAAAGATTTTGAGCCAAAGGACATGGTGGATTTATTGTTGCAGATCGCTGATGATTCTAACAATCAGGTTAAGCTCACTTATGACAACGTCAAGGGCCTCACTCAG GATCTTGTAGCTGGAGGCACAGACACATCTGCGACTTCAGTGGAATGGGCAATGTCTGAACTCTTGAAGCAACCCCACCTCATGAAGAAGGCTACCGAAGAGCTTGACAGTGTTATTGGGAAAGATAGATGGGTAGAAGAGAAAGACATTCCACAGCTTCCTTATATTAACGCAATTATGAAAGAGACGATGAGGAAACACCCTGTGGCTGTATTGCTAGCACCACACCTAGCTCTGGAAGATTGTGAAGTAGCTGGATATGATATTCGTAAAGGAACTACAGTCTTTATAAACACATGGAGTATAGGAAGAGACCCATCAGTATGGAATGCACCTGAAGAATTCTGCCCAGAGAGGTTCTTGGGAACAAATATTGATGTCAAGGGACAAAATTTCGAGCTATTGCCATTCGGCTCAGGAAGGAGGATGTGCCCTGGATATAGTCTTGGACTAAAGATGATCAGCTCTAGCTTAGCCAATATATTGCATGGATTTGAGTGGAAACTGGAGGATGACGTGAAGCCGGAAGATTTTAGCATGGAGGAAATTTATGGTTTGGCAACACCAAGAAAGTTCCCACTTGTTGCAGTAGTGAAGCCTAGACTCCCATGCCATCTATACTAA